TCAATTTCTTCTTCTTTTTCATTATCAAACTTCATACCATCACTAAAAAAGAATTTAATCCCGTTGTCATAATAAGGATTATGTGAAGCAGAAATCACTATTCCCATTGATGCTTTAAAGTACTTAGTTAAATATGCAACTGCCGGGGTTGTTACAATACCGGCATCCAGTACACTTATACCGGTTGAACAAAGACCTGCGCTAAGCGCATATTCTAACATATCTCCAGAAATTCTGGTATCTCTTCCTATTAAAATATTAATATTTTTACTATTTTTAAAATAATACCCGATTGCTCTTCCAAGATTTAAAGCAACCTCTGCAGTCATCGGGTATTGGTTTGCCAGACCTCTTATTCCATCAGTACCGAATAGATTAGCCATGAGTTCCTCACTTCTTTTCTAAACAATAAAATATTTTTAGAAATATATATTATTTTTTTATTGTTATTTCTACTTCTTCAGGAATAACCTGAATCAAATCAATCTCTGGAGGTAATTCTACTTCTACTTTTGCTTTTTCGCTTTCAACATTTGAAAGGTTTACAAATAATTTTATATCCTTATCTGTTATATTTTTAAAACTGCTTGATTTACCTACCACTTTAACATCAGCCATCTCTGGATTTAATTGATAATCAACAAAAGGAGATGCATCTTGATGCATGATACTGATATCCTGGAATAAATACTCCTCTTCCTTTTCCTCGACAAATATCTGCACCTCAACTAATGTTATTTGCTCATCTGCAAGGTATATCCCTTCTCCAAGAATTGGTGGTATTCTTACAGTAAGCGTTTTAGAAATTCCATTCACATCAATAGGAATAGTTTCTAAATAATTTAAATATCCTATTTTTGAATAGTTCCCATATACCCGGATATAGCTGGGATCAGCTTCAATTTTTGATATGTAATATTCAGGAGCCGGCTTCCCAACAATACGTGGTCTAATTGGCAATATTTTTTCTGGGTATCCTTCGCCTACCCTGATAAGTACAGAAACTGTCTCAGGATTTACCTTTAACCCTTCTATCTCAATATTTTCTTTACTGAAAACAGAAACTTTTTCTTCTCTTGATATGTCTTCATTTATTGAGGAAATATCTATATCTATTTTTACTTTTTCAATTATTTGAAGCAACGATTCAGCTCCAGCGATTGTAACCTCCTGCGGATTTATT
The window above is part of the Atribacterota bacterium genome. Proteins encoded here:
- a CDS encoding CdaR family protein; amino-acid sequence: MIKIKTILLKNLDIKLLAFAMAIVLWFYISSEYNITAERYYDIEVRPINLSGNLSIKEIRDKVSVGIQGPQNILENISSQKIVGTVDLKNIREAGEYQIITDIVVPKSTNITKIIPNEIRVTVEEIIESTFPVEYSLIGLPERGYSLEDEPEINPQEVTIAGAESLLQIIEKVKIDIDISSINEDISREEKVSVFSKENIEIEGLKVNPETVSVLIRVGEGYPEKILPIRPRIVGKPAPEYYISKIEADPSYIRVYGNYSKIGYLNYLETIPIDVNGISKTLTVRIPPILGEGIYLADEQITLVEVQIFVEEKEEEYLFQDISIMHQDASPFVDYQLNPEMADVKVVGKSSSFKNITDKDIKLFVNLSNVESEKAKVEVELPPEIDLIQVIPEEVEITIKK